GCTGGCAGCCGCCCGGGAGGGCGTGGAAGCCGGACGGACCAACGGGGCGCCGGCCGGTGCGGGCGAGCAGCGGGCGAGCGAGTTCGTCGACCGGCTCGGCAGCGTGGTCGAACTGGCGCAGCCGCCGCAGCAGACCGGCGGCGACCCGGACACGTACCAGCTGTCCGTCACCGTCAGGACGCTCACCCTGGTGCCGTTCGCCGACCTGACGATCACCAAAACGGCCGCCGCCCCCCGGGAGAAGTTCGTCCCGCCGGTGGCACCGTGACGGGCGGGGGAGCGGTGCGGGGGGAGCACCGCGCCTTCGCCGCGGGCCGGGAGCGGTCCGTGCGACAGCGGTCCGTACGGCGGTGGTCCGTGCGACAGCGGTCCGTACGGCGGTGGTCCGTACGATGGTGGTCCGTACGGCGGTGGTCCGTGCGATGGTGGTCCGTGCGGGGACGATCCGCGCAGGGACGATCGGGGTGGCGGCGGGGTGCGGACCGCGGTTCGTTCGCGGTCGAGGCGGCGATCCTGGTGCCGGTGATCCTGAGCTTCGCGCTGATGGCGGTCGCC
The window above is part of the Kitasatospora sp. NA04385 genome. Proteins encoded here:
- a CDS encoding TadE/TadG family type IV pilus assembly protein — encoded protein: MTISLAIVFPAVLFVILLVVQAGLWWYAEQAALAAAREGVEAGRTNGAPAGAGEQRASEFVDRLGSVVELAQPPQQTGGDPDTYQLSVTVRTLTLVPFADLTITKTAAAPREKFVPPVAP